Proteins from a genomic interval of Maniola jurtina chromosome 8, ilManJurt1.1, whole genome shotgun sequence:
- the LOC123867504 gene encoding uncharacterized protein LOC123867504 isoform X3, which produces MARWVPALAALLVVVAAARKAPPPRAEPQIEEVTAKQLERVLDEKDYVAVFWYARSCVTCDRVLEELEKIDDDTDTFGVDFVKINDKRLAKQYGITKFPALTYFRENEPIIYEGDLMDEESVLDFLTSLEAMDLPDRIEEVNQKILGKIIEDTEYVAVLFCPDHKNCGPMNNKPECKKCAKALQELENIDDEADQLGIGFVKIHDEELAEEYSLGDLPRLVYYRHQIPIIYEGELSREEDVLEWLIANKSTGDEEDVIEDVTAKTLNTLIGNVDNLVVLFYDHGDEESMTVLGELEKIDDDCDRHGIQFVKIDDKKAAKEFGIDDVPSIVYFEKQIPNVYDGDLENEDEILEWLVGQLEKDEIEDVTDEMLDRLIKDGKTVAVLFYDNNDRKSQKVLNELENIDDECDQLGIAFVKIDNEEEAKEYGIEKIPTLLYFEKGIPTYYEGNLEEEEKVLSWLKHQTESDEIEDITDEMLDLIIEKMPYVAVLFYDKDHKKSQKILAELENIDDECDQNDIAFVKIDDDKEAKEYGIDTIPTMVFFEKGIPHIYEGDLMKEDELLGWLIHQKRHSEIPEVTDEMMDKLIDTAQYLAVIFYDKEDKQDIRILNELENIDDELEKEGIVIVRIDNEAEAKEYGIDHLPTLIYFEENIPAIYEGDLMNEDEVLEWLIEQKNSATIEEVTDEILVDLIEEHEYVVVYFSGKCEEGEECDNILEELENIDDELDETGIIFVTTEDLTVAKKYGIKTFPTLVFFRNKEPLIYKGDIEDEDEVLAWLTDEDTLEIPGKIEEVNSKMLEKILEENDHVVVFFYKENDKKSQKILSELENIDDECEEKDIDFVKTSDEGVDKEYDLPDLPALAFYRHKFRTIYDGDLMHEEAILKWVLDLHDSQPDVIENVDRKTLKDLIDDVEHLAVFFYSENCDTCEEILEELETIDDDTDKHGIQFVKSKDAKLASDIGIFSFPALVYYETGVPIMYDGDLKNEKKVLQWLVDQKSEDSHRHKNKANTKSKANADVDKKSGFLRRNLNIELVKKNLQTAEKKRVGNLKFPGLLVDKKRQEGKTKRSGVQDDDEDDDDDDDDDSDIDDDDDDNDEDDDDEDIDDDDDDDIDDDDDDIVTSFIKKKLSLFRNPTEKESRGSKLKISFPRTVKRDEDNDDRDDEDDDDDDDDDDDDDDDDDDDDDDDDDDEDDDDDDDEDDDEDDDDDEDDDNDDEADDKKHVKAYHKILNYKVSKGRHDADNDDDDDDDDDEDSIFSRIKDMFTGNLLDETEVLDWMVRQKEDESIEEIDRDELFKYIETKEFLAVVFYKEEDPLSPRILRHVELIDDEAAEYGIKIVKCSDRLMAKKYGFRNPPGITYFRKTKYINYDGDIDDEEEILDWLTNPENMELTDHIEKVNRKMFQKIRQTSDYVAVFFYSNDCKQCPKVLLEIEHIDDDADAAGINFVKIDDRQMAKDFGVFALPAVLFFKLGSKDPVIYAGDLYDGQQLLSWLLTQKNPAGDVIEALEGQELLDLIEESTSLAVYFYSLDCEQCAGILEELENIDDDCDRHGIKFVKTLDYSISESYGVTDFPVLVYFENNIPNVYEGSLAEEEEVLQWLITQKTEDRIELITRVMLEKMVEETQYLAVYFYKLNCHICDHILEELEKIDDECDVYGIHMVKIQDPQLAKRYSIKTFPAMVYFRNGNPLLFEGDLQNEESILEWLIDDDNRELADEIESVNERMLERLLYESHLLAVFFYDEEDCPECQDILESLEQIDGEVDQFGIDFVKISSPEAAAAHNIVNIPSLVYFRKRNAMLYDGDLHQVDRVLQWLTSQEVFEIKNEIEEVNRKMLDKLLDENEFLAVYFYENSAESRIVMDKLENIDSETDNLDITFVKMHDTRYARKWGVTKLPAIVYFRKRFPSIYRGDVMEEGEVLEWLRKNRFRQPELNIFMYGLIALSIAFVMYTAFLLQCFKPTNTAPPQHPKQA; this is translated from the exons ATGCAAGGAGTTGTGTGACGTGTGACAGAGTACTAGAAGAGCTAGAGAAGATAGATGACGACACGGACACGTTTGGTGTCGACTTCGTGAAGATCAACGACAAAAGGCTCGCCAAGCAGTATGGCATCACGAAGTTCCCTGCACTCACGTATTTCCGTGAGAACGAACCGATCATTTACGAAG GAGATCTCATGGACGAGGAGAGCGTACTGGATTTCCTGACGAGCTTAGAAGCAATGGACCTTCCTGACCGGATAGAAGAAGTAAACCAGAAAATCCTCGGCAAGATCATAGAGGATACGGAATATGTGGCCGTTCTCTTCT GTCCCGATCACAAAAATTGCGGCCCGATGAACA ACAAACCCGAGTGCAAGAAATGCGCGAAAGCTTTACAAGAGCTGGAAAACATCGACGACGAAGCAGACCAACTCGGGATAGGTTTTGTCAAGATCCATGATGAGGAATTAGCCGAAGAGTACAGTCTTGGAGATCTGCCAAGATTGGTGTACTACAGGCATCAAATACCTATTATCTATGAAG gTGAACTTAGTAGGGAGGAAGACGTTCTGGAATGGCTCATTGCGAACAAGTCGACTGGGGATGAAGAAGACGTGATCGAGGACGTAACTGCCAAAACTCTCAACACTCTCATAGGCAATGTCGACAACCTTGTTGTGTTATTTT ATGATCATGGCGATGAAGAATCGATGACAGTTCTCGGAGAGCTAGAGAAAATAGATGATGACTGTGACCGACACGGAATACAGTTTGTCAAAATTGACGATAAGAAAGCTGCTAAAGAATTTGGTATTGATGATGTTCCTTCAATAGTTTACTTCGAGAAGCAAATCCCCAATGTTTACGACG GTGACCTCGAGAACGAAGATGAGATTTTAGAATGGCTTGTTGGTCAACTGGAGAAGGATGAAATCGAAGATGTCACCGATGAGATGCTCGACCGTCTTATCAAGGACGGGAAGACTGTAGCGGTATTGTttt ATGATAATAACGATCGCAAATCTCAAAAAGTGTTAAATGAGCTTGAAAATATTGACGATGAGTGTGACCAGCTTGGTATAGCGTTTGTTAAAATTGACAATGAAGAAGAAGCCAAAGAGTACGGTATTGAAAAAATCCCAACTTTATTATACTTTGAAAAGGGTATACCAACATATTATGAAGGCAACTTAGAAGAAGAGGAAAAAGTTCTGAGTTGGCTTAAGCATCAGACCGAGAGTGATGAAATTGAAGACATTACGGACGAAATGCTGGACTTGATCATTGAGAAAATGCCGTACGTCGCCGTCCTGTTCT ATGATAAGGATCACAAGAAAAGCCAAAAGATTTTAGCTGAGTTAGAAAATATCGATGACGAATGTGATCAAAATGATATTGCTTTTGTTAAGATCGATGACGATAAAGAAGCTAAAGAATATGGCATTGACACGATTCCAACGATGGTGTTCTTTGAGAAAGGAATTCCTCATATTTATGAAGGTGATCTGATGAAAGAAGATGAACTCCTGGGCTGGTTAATTCACCAGAAACGACACAGTGAAATACCCGAAGTGACGGATGAGATGATGGACAAACTGATCGACACTGCTCAATATTTAGCtgtaatatttt ATGATAAGGAAGATAAACAGGATATAAGAATTTTGAATGAGCTAGAAAATATCGACGATGAACTGGAAAAGGAGGGCATTGTAATTGTAAGAATAGATAATGAAGCCGAAGCTAAAGAATATGGTATTGACCACCTACCCACATTGAtttatttcgaagaaaatatacCAGCCATCTACGAAGGTGATCTGATGAATGAAGACGAAGTCCTGGAGTGGCTCATCGAACAAAAAAACAGCGCAACCATTGAAGAAGTTACTGATGAAATTTTGGTTGATCTCATCGAAGAGCATGAATATGTAGTAGTATATTTCA GTGGCAAATGTGAAGAGGGCGAAGAATGTGACAACATCTTAGAGGAATTAGAAAATATTGATGATGAGCTAGATGAGACGGGAATTATCTTTGTAACAACTGAAGACCTAACAGTAGCCAAGAAATATGGAATAAAAACTTTCCCGACTCTAGTATTCTTTAGGAATAAGGAACCTCTAATTTATAAAG GTGACATCGAAGATGAAGATGAGGTTTTAGCATGGCTAACAGATGAAGATACTCTCGAAATTCCTGGTAAAATTGAAGAAGTAAATTCCAAAATGCTAGAAAAAATCTTGGAGGAAAATGATCATGTTGTGGTATTCTTCT ATaaagaaaatgataaaaaatcacaaaaaatattaagtgaGCTGGAAAATATCGACGATGAATGTGAAGAAAAAGACATCGACTTTGTAAAAACATCTGACGAAGGAGTCGATAAAGAGTATGACCTTCCCGATCTGCCTGCTTTAGCGTTCTATCGACACAAATTTAGGACGATCTACGATGGTGATTTGATGCATGAAGAGGCTATCCTCAAATGGGTTTTAGATCTACACGATTCTCAACCTGATGTAATTGAAAACGTTGATAGAAAAACGTTGAAAGACCTTATTGATGATGTCGAGCATTTGGCTGTATTTTTCT ATAGTGAAAACTGTGATACCTGTGAAGAAATTCTAGAGGAATTAGAGACAATTGACGATGATACAGATAAACACGGTATTCAATTTGTCAAATCTAAGGACGCTAAACTTGCATCGGATATTGGCATTTTTAGTTTCCCAGCCCTAGTGTATTATGAAACTGGCGTTCCAATAATGTATGATG GTGACTTAAAGAATGAAAAAAAGGTTCTGCAGTGGCTTGTAGACCAAAAAA GTGAAGATAGCCACcgacataaaaataaagctaaTACTAAATCAAAGGCCAATGCAGATGTTGATAAAAAATCGGGGTTCCTGCGACGTAATCTTAATATAGAACTGGTAAAGAAAAATTTGCAAACTGCTGAAAAGAAGAGAGTCGGAAATTTGAAGTTTCCAGGATTGTTAGTAGATAAAAAACGCCAAGAAGGCAAAACTAAACGAAGTGGTGTGCAAGACGACGATGAAGACGACgatgacgacgatgatgacGATAGTGATATTGATGATGACGACGATGACAATGATGAAGACGATGACGATGAAGACATtgatgacgacgatgatgacgacattgatgacgatgatgatgacatagtcacaagttttatcaaaaaaaagttaTCGCTCTTTAGAAATCCTACAGAAAAAGAAAGTAGGGGCAGTAAGCTTAAAATAAGTTTTCCTAGAACTGTAAAGCGTGATGAGGATAACGACGACCGTGATGATGAAGATGAcgacgatgacgatgatgacgacgatgacgatgatgacgacgatgacgacgatgacgacgatgacgacgatgacgaagatgatgatgacgatgatgacgaagatgatgatgaagatgatgacgatgatgaagatgatgacaATGACGATGAAGCTGATGACAAAAAACATGTGAAGGCGTACCATAAAATACTTAACTATAAAGTAAGCAAAGGCCGTCATGATGCTGACAACGATGATGacgacgacgatgatgatgatgaagatagtATATTTAGTAGAATAAAAGACATGTTTACAG gaaACTTGTTGGATGAAACAGAAGTCTTGGATTGGATGGTAAGACAGAAAGAAGACGAAAGTATAGAGGAAATAGATAGAGATGAATTATTCAAATATATTGAGACAAAGGAATTCTTAGCTGTTGTATTTT ATAAAGAAGAGGATCCTTTAAGTCCGAGAATTCTCAGACACGTGGAATTAATTGACGATGAAGCTGCAGAATATGGAATCAAAATAGTAAAATGTAGCGATCGTTTAATGGCGAAAAAATATGGGTTTCGTAATCCACCTGGTATAACATACTTcaggaaaacaaaatatattaattacgaTGGCGATATCGATGATGAAGAGGAAATATTAGATTGGCTTACAAATCCAGAAAACATGGAACTTACTGATCACATTGAAAAGGTCAACAGAAAAATGTTTCAAAAGATAAGACAGACATCGGATTATGTAGCTGTATTCTTTT ACAGTAATGACTGCAAACAGTGCCCAAAAGTACTGCTCGAAATTGAACACATAGACGATGATGCGGATGCAGCTGGTATAAACTTCGTGAAGATTGACGATCGACAGATGGCTAAGGATTTCGGAGTATTTGCGTTACCAGCAGTGCTGTTCTTCAAACTAGGCTCCAAAGATCCTGTCATATATGCAG GTGACCTTTACGATGGTCAACAGTTGCTCAGTTGGCTGCTCACTCAAAAGAACCCAGCAGGAGATGTCATAGAAGCACTTGAAGGTCAAGAATTATTAGATTTAATTGAAGAGTCTACGTCTCTAGCGGTATATTTCT acTCACTCGATTGTGAACAATGTGCAGGAATTTTAGAAGAATTGGAAAATATTGACGATGATTGTGATAGACATGGCATAAAATTCGTTAAAACTCTAGACTATTCGATATCAGAGTCGTATGGTGTCACGGATTTTCCAGTTCTAGTGTATTTCGAAAACAATATACCTAATGTTTATGAAGGGTCCTTAgccgaagaagaagaagtactTCAATGGTTAATTACTCAGAAAACCGAAGATCGTATTGAACTGATCACGAGAGTTATGCTTGAGAAAATGGTTGAAGAAACTCAATATCTGGCAGTATACTTTT ATAAGTTAAATTGTCATATTTGCGATCATATACTGGAAGAGTTAGAAAAGATTGACGATGAATGTGACGTCTATGGTATTCATATGGTTAAAATCCAAGATCCTCAACTCGCAAAAAGATATTCAATTAAAACTTTTCCAGCTATGGTATACTTTAG GAATGGAAATCCACTTTTATTTGAAGGAGATTTGCAGAACGAAGAATCGATTCTTGAATGGCTTATTGACGATGATAATCGTGAATTAGCAGACGAGATTGAGTCAGTAAATGAACGGATGCTTGAGCGACTATTATACGAGTCACATTTACTGGCAGTATTTTTCT atGATGAAGAAGACTGTCCTGAATGCCAAGATATCCTCGAGTCCTTAGAACAAATAGATGGAGAAGTCGATCAATTCGGAATtgattttgtcaaaatatcaaGTCCAGAAGCTGCGGCAGCGCACAATATTGTAAACATACCTTCTTTAGTTTACTTCAGGAAAAGAAACGCGATGTTATATGACGGTGACTTACATCAAGTGGATAGAGTCCTGCAATGGTTAACTTCTCAAgaagtttttgaaataaaaaatgagaTTGAGGAAGTGAATAGAAAAATGTTGGACAAATTATTGGACGAGAATGAATTTCTTGCTGTTTATTTCT ACGAAAATTCAGCTGAGAGTCGTATTGTGATGGATAAATTAGAGAACATAGACAGCGAAACAGACAATTTGGACATAACATTTGTTAAAATGCATGATACTCGTTACGCTCGCAAGTGGGGTGTCACTAAACTACCGGCTATAGTCTATTTTAGGAAACGGTTTCCAAGTATTTATAGGG GTGATGTT